TGCCGGTCGAACCGGCAAATCCGGTATGGTTTTTAAATATGCTGCTGCTGTTATTTAATTGTCTGGAGTGACATCATAACATGTTGTTAGGTTTGGAGTTATAGCGTACTGGATTTAGTTAAATTTGATTAACCTTTACAATCGTTTTTGAAATATGTACGTGTTAATGAAATTTTTGTTGTGCTTGTTGTCCCAGCAGAAATTCCTATTGTAGAAGACGGAGAATTTCGCGTAGGTATGGAGTTCAGTTCAAGAGAAGCTGTTATTAAGGTGGTAAAGGACTATAGCATACGATGAAGCGTAGACTACAGGTTGTTTGAGTCTGAGCCGTTGACATTTTATGCCAAGTGTACACAGTATGGGTCAGGATGTGATTGGCTTATTAGGGTAAGCTTGATCAGCAAGAAGTATTGTTGGGTTATAAGGAGGTATAATGGTAGTCACACATGTACAAGAGCCACCATTTCACAGGATCATTCGAAGCTGGATTCTATCACAATTGCAGAAGTAATAAAGCCACTGGTTGAGGCTGACCCATCCTTAAAGGTAAAATCGGTTATAATTGCATCGTGTATTTTGGAGTTATTACCCTTGTATTAGGGCATTCAGACATTGTAAGCCAATTGTCCAGGTGGATGGGACTCACTTGTACGGAAAGTATAAGGGTTGTCGGCTTGTGGCAGTTTCACAGGATGGCAACAATAATATAGTCCCGATTGCCTTTGCTATTGTTGAGGGAGAGACTTCTGATGCATGGCATTTTTTCCTAAGTAACCTCCGTCAACATGTTGTTACTCGGGATGGTGTGGGTCTAATATCTGACAGGCACGAGTCCATCAATGCAGCTGTGGAACGTAGTAACGGAGCTTTTCATATGTTTTGCATCAGGCATATAGAGTCGAATTTTCTGAGAAAGTTCAAGGCACCGTACCTCCAAAAATTGGTCGTTAACATCGGTAAACATTTACTAAATTTAAGCAAATTATTAATAgattttcattaaataaatctatTGACCTCCATTACTTTGCTTTCTATATGCTGTGATCTACCAGGATATTCGAGGACGGTGGGGGAGTACAAAGTGCGTTACCAGTGGTTACGGGACCGGGGCGAGGCGTACACAAACTGGTTAAATCGAATTCCTCGCGAACAGTACGCATTAGCCTTTGATGGCGAGTACCGATGGGGTCACATGACGACGAATCTAGTGGAGTGCATCAACTCAGTTTTGAAGGGTGCACGCAATCTTTCCATTACTGCTCTTGTGAAGGCAACATTCTACAGGCTAAATGAGTTGTTCACCTGTAAAAGAGCGGAGGCGGAAGCCCGGATCAATGCTGGCCATGTGTTTTCTGATATAGTGACCTCGAAGTTGCATGCAAACCAACTTGCATCAGGAAACATCCAGGTTAGTTGCTTTGACCGCCAGAATCAGGTCTTTGAGGTTCGTGAGATGCCAAGCGGACTAGAGTTTGCAG
The genomic region above belongs to Arachis duranensis cultivar V14167 chromosome 3, aradu.V14167.gnm2.J7QH, whole genome shotgun sequence and contains:
- the LOC107478480 gene encoding uncharacterized protein LOC107478480 gives rise to the protein MTAAEIPIVEDGEFRVGMEFSSREAVIKVYGSGCDWLIRVSLISKKYCWVIRRYNGSHTCTRATISQDHSKLDSITIAEVIKPLVEADPSLKVDGTHLYGKYKGCRLVAVSQDGNNNIVPIAFAIVEGETSDAWHFFLSNLRQHVVTRDGVGLISDRHESINAAVERSNGAFHMFCIRHIESNFLRKFKAPYLQKLVVNIGYSRTVGEYKVRYQWLRDRGEAYTNWLNRIPREQYALAFDGEYRWGHMTTNLVECINSVLKGARNLSITALVKATFYRLNELFTCKRAEAEARINAGHVFSDIVTSKLHANQLASGNIQVSCFDRQNQVFEVREMPSGLEFAVDLCSLRCDCGEFQVDRIPCRHVFACCANQRLDWRLYVHDVYKMEQVRWVYRARIRPPGNLTTWLAYNGPRFIPNPYLRRVTKGHPRMTRFPNEMDTQMLHRPRRCTLCGAEGHSHSRCRRSAGSNTNRDAP